CGTTTCCCTGGAAAATGATTTTCTCGGGACTTGCCCGCGGATCACCTGCAGCATAATACGGTGGATGTCTGGGATTTGGCTTCGTGACCCTGAGGTTGTTCTCCTTCTCTTCCTTGAATTTCTCTTTTACCACCGGCACGATTTCGTCCGGCACACCGAAGGTCAGCTCGACTTCTACCATCTCACCTCCCTCCTTGCAGTTTACTAATTGAATTATGATTTAAAGGAGAAGATAAGACCTTCGGTTCCCCCTCTTCCATCGTTAACTACCGCATTTGATGCAAGGTGAAATATCATCTTTATACGCTTTTTGATGCCCTATCAGCATTTTCACGCTTGATTATGCGATGTGGATAAAAGTCATCATGAGAATGCTACTTTAGAATGCTACTTTAACTTCGATGCTGCATGTTATGTGCGAGTCTAGAATGAGTGAAGGAATAAAGATGGTGGCACGTACGAAGAATTTTATGGTAGATGGAAGATAGGATTTGAAAATCGATCTCATGGGTTGTGCATAAGAAGGCGGTTTCTTGGCGCAGACGAAAATCTCGATATCGATGGGGAACTTGACGAAGGAGTTTGATGATGTTGTTGCAGTCGATGACTTGTCGCTCGATGTGTGGAAGGGTGAACTTTTCGGCCTGCTTGGACCGAATGGAGCTGGGAAGACCACCACAGTAGGCATTCTCTGCGGTCTGATAGAGCCTACAAAAGGACATGCGGTTATAGAAGGATGCGATGTTCAGAAGGAGAGAATGAAAGTCAAACAGATTATTGGAGTCTGTCCGCAGGAAACGGCCATTTACCCCTACCTTACAGGAATGGAGAACATTGAGTTCTTTGGCGACCTATACTGCATCGACAAGAGTGTTCTCCGCTCGAGAGCTGCGATGCTCCTCGACAAAATGGGCCTAGCCCAGGATGCGAAGAGAAGGGCGGAGAAATACAGCGGTGGCATGAAGAGGAGGCTCAGCTTGATTCTTTCTCTTATCCATGATCCAAGCGTTCTCTTTCTCGACGAGCCCACAGTCGGCATGGATCCGCAGTCGAGAAGGGCGGTGTGGGATTTTCTTCGAGAGTTGAAGTCTCGAGGTAAGACGATCTTCCTCACAACGCATTACATGGAAGAGGCGGAGACGCTATGCGACCGCGTGGGCATCATCGACCGCGGTAAGCTCATCGCCCTTGGCTCGCCAAAATCCTTGATCGCTGAACACCACGTAGAAAATCTCGAATCGCTCTTCATCAAGCTCACGGGCCGCAAGATCAGGGAGGAGATCTGAATGAAACCTCGAAGGATCGCCGCGCTCTGCAAGAAGGAATTGAAGAAGACTGTGAGAGAGCCCGCGATCCTTTTCATGATTTTCCTCTTTCCTCTGGTTTTCGTCCTCACATTCGGTGCTGCCTTCGGGGGCGTAGGGAGTTCGCAGACCTCATACAGCATCGGAGTCGTCAATCTTGATGATGACAACATAGGAAATGCGACGCAGTCCTTTCTCCAAGCTCTCGGCGACACGCAGATCCTTGACATGAGATTGTACCAAAGCAACGAGACCGCTCAGGCAGATCTCTCGCAGGGAAAAATCCAAGCGGTCATGATCATACCAGAAAATTTCAGCGAGAGCCTCGCTTCGCTTGAGGCATTTCCTCACGAGCCGGAAAAATGGGTGAATGTCTCGATCTCCCTCTATCTCGACAAGGGATCTTTAATAGCTACCCAAGCCATACCGCCGATCATCGAGAATGTGCTCTCTTCCCTCGTGAATATCGAGAGCCCGCAGTCGCCCCTGCAGCTGAAGATCGCGTCCTTGGTCGAGACTGAGACCATCAGCGCCTTCGAATTCATGGCTCCAGGCATGTTCACCTTTGCCTCGATATTCCTCATCATGATGGTAGCCCAGTCTTTCACTCAGGATCGGGAAAACGGCATGATGAAGCGCCTTAGGACGACACCTCTGACGTCAACGGAATTCATGACGAGTCAGGTGATTTCGTACATGCTCATCGCACTGTTGCAGGCCGTCATCGTTTTCCTTGCCATATACATCATAGGTTTTCAGCCAGCCGTGAGCGTTTTCGCATATATCTTCGCATTCCTCATCGTGCTCGTGTTTTCGATATCAAATGTAGGTTTCGGCCTCATCACCGCGACGCTGGCGAAGAGTTCTGGTGCGGCCACTGGCATATCATTCCTTTTCGTGCTCCCCCAACTCTTCCTCGGGACTTTTGTGGGCTCATCGCTTTCCCCGTCGGCCCAGATTGCAAGCAGATGCGTCCCCTCCTATTATGTGACGGATGCTCTCACCTCAATTTTCCTGAGGAAGGCAGATATTTTCAGCAGCGGCGTGATGTACGATTTTCTTATTGTTGCTGCTTCATGCCTGGCGATCCTATTGATCGGAATTCTACTTTACAGACAATATCTCAGAATGTGAAAAATAAAAGGGCGCTCATCGAAAGCGCTTCTTGTGTTTTGCTCAAATATTTGACTTTTTGATTAATTATTAATAACGATTCTTAAAATACAGTACCATTCGCATCAAACTGCTGAGATCATTGGGTTCGGGGATGGTACATATCACGACTGCATCCATAAGGCCCGTAATTGCTGAGTTCGTCGGCACCGCTTTCCTCGTCATAGCGGCCATCGGGTCGGCGATCTTACCATATGACGTCCTCGGAGCTAATATATCGCTCTCCGTGTTCATCAATGCCGTAGCCGTGGGCGCGGTGCTCTTCGTTCTCGTGGAGACATTCGGCCCCGTCTCGAACGCCCACTTCAATCCAGCCGTTTCCCTCTCGATGTATCTGAGCGGGCAGATGAGAGGAAAAGACTGCATAGGTTATATTGTTGCCCAGTTCTCTGGAGGTTTTGCAGGTGTGGTTGCGACGCACCTCATGTTCTACAACACGAAACCCGTCGTTCTCGTCATTTCTCAAAACGTCAAAGCGTCCAGCCTCTTCCTCGCCGAGCTGATCGGCACATTTCTCCTCGTCATTGTAATCTACGGCGTCATGCGGAATAAATCGAAATTCGCCTCCCTTGCCATCGGTTCAGTCGTGTGCGGCATGCTCATCACGACATCGAGCACCATGTATGCAAACCCCGCAGTCACGTTCGCGAGGGTTTTCACATACGCCATCTGTGGCATTGAACCCTTCAGCGCAATTCTATTTGTAGCTTTTGAAGTAGTGGGATCTTTGCTCGCTACAACTTTAGCTATATATGTATTTCCGATGAGAACAGAGATGAGTGAAGTAAGCATAACGGCACCTGCAGCGGCTCCGGGGAACAGGGAGGAGTGATGTCATAAATGAAATCATGCTCATGTGATGCGCAGAAAGGTGTATGATTGAGCGCGTTGATCAACATAGAAGAAAAAGTTGTTCCCAAGAATATGAAATGCCTGTGAGAGGAAGTTAAATGAAGACGAAAATCGCGATAATCGGAGGGTTTCTTGGAGCGGGAAAAACGACGTTGGCAACGAAACTGGCAATCGAATTCAAAAAGAAGGGGAAATCCGTGGCGATCATTACGAACGATCAGGGCGAGGTGCTCGTTGACACCCAATTCGTAGAGTCGAAAGGGATCGATGTGGCCGAGGTGCTTCGAGGATGTTTCTGCTGCAACTTCAACGATTTCGTCAGGAATGCGAGAATGCTTGCAGCGGCCTCCCGCCCGGAAATCATACTGGCGGAGCCGGTTGGCAGCTGCACGGATCTGCTGGCGACCGTAGTCCTGCCCCTCAAAACGCTTTATCCAAAGGAGTTCGAGGTGGCGCCGCTCACCGTGCTCGTTGACAGCAGCAGCGTTTCAGATGATCTCATGAATTCCTCTTCCCCAGGAGATTACCTGAGAAGGCATCAGATCATGGAGGCTGAGACCCTCGTATTATCGAAGGTAGACCTCGTGAGCGATTCCGAAATACCAAAGCTTGTGGATCTCGTGAGGAAGATCAACAAAGATGCGAACATAGTGCCTTATTCTGCCGTCAACGGCATGGGATTTGAGAGCATTGTGAAGAGAATCGAGTCAGCGGAGGTCAGCGGGAGATGTCCGGTCGATATCGATTACGATGTCTATGCGACAGCGGAAGCGCAGCTCGGCTGGTACAACGGCTCGTTCTCGTTCGTATTGAATGACAAAATTGATACATACGGCCTCGCTGTAGACGTTCTGAAAGCAATTTCTCAGCATTATAGAAGCGAGGATATCGCACACGTGAAACTCCTGCTCAAGACGCAGTCGAACGCCTTGAAGGTGAGTCTCGTGCAGGGGAATATCGTGGTGGACGGCATCAAGGGGTCGAGGTATGGCAGTGGGGAATCATCTCTTGTTTTGAATGCGAGGGTGATTTCAGCGCCTGAGATATTGAAAGATGTGATAAGGAAGTCGGTCAATTCCTCTCTCGAGCGCATTGAAGCGAAAGTTATGAATGTGAAAGATGATTCATTTTCACCCATGCGGCCAAATCCACAGTACAGGATGAGCTGACGCTTTACTACTATCATTGCAATTTGCTTTCACAAAGCTTCGTCTCAATCATGATTTGTAACATCATCATTCGAAACAATAGAAAACATTCCAAAATGCAAAAGATCAAGAAAAGGGATCTCTTGTTTTCAATCTGGTGCTCTACCCTCCTTTTTTAAGATAAAAGGGCAATCCTATGCAAGAATTTCATACGCGGTTGAAAAGGCATTTTTGATACTAATGGTAAGCAGAGACGAGATTGGTCCAAGTATCAAATTCGTTATGAATGATTTCTCCAAATCTTTCTCCGTTATTCGAAGAAATATGAAGCTAAGCGAGTATATCGGAAAGGGCTTAAACGTTCAAAAGAAGAGGGAATTGTGAGGATGGCTTCAAGAGTTGCATTCCTTTTCCATGTGCATACGAATCGGTCTGTTGACAGCTTCATGCCAATGAAATATGTCATGAAGTATTGCAAGAAGAAAAACATCCGCTTGATCGCTATGTGCGAACATAACTACTTGATGCCCTCATCTGAAAGAAAAGCACTCGAAAAAGAGTATGGCGTGAGAATTATGCCGGCGATTGAATACGCGACGAATTACGGAGACATCATCGCCATGGGCACTGAGGAGTTCTCGAAGACAAGGGAATGTACTGAACTCATAGAATTCATAAAGCATCAAGGCGGATTGATAATACTCCCCCATCCGTACAGAGGGCATGCTTTGAATAAGATACCGATGGAAAAGATAGATTTGATCGAAACTTTCAATGGACGCTGTTCTAATAAAGAGAATATGGCGGCGATCAATCTCGCTTCGCATCTCGAGAAAATAGGAATTGCGGGATGTGATGCGCACTTTCCGTGGGAATTAGGTCTTGCCATGAATGAAATAGATGTGAATTTTGCTGAAGATGATGATATTGAGTTGCTGGTGGAATCTATGGGAATCGTGCATAATAAGAGAGGTTGCCCAAAAGTTAATTCATTCCTATCCCAGGTTGTAAAGACGATAAAATTGCCATGAAAAGGCCTTCCTAGTTTTTCTAGAATTTCAATGGGAAATCCTGGTATCCTTCGATTTTGTGACTTGATAGAAAGGTTTCGTAAGATCACTATCAAAATTTTACCAACATCTTGTCCAGATGTTTGAAAAGCGCAATATGAAGGTGTAGAGGTTGCCGAGGCGGCATGTGGTAAGTATCGAATGACAGTTAAAGAACTAGACCATCGATCTCAACGATGCTATGTATCCTATCTGTCAATTCGTATATGATGATCGATCATTATAATAGTCCAATCCGCAAATAGATGATGCTTACCTTACGACGCTTCTACGCAGTATTAATTCGAGATATTAATCTGAATTTTATTTTTAATTGACGTAACAATCCAAGAGCTTCATGACATATGAAATAATTCAACGGATTGAAATTCAAAGAAGCTTATTATAGATCTCTAAATACTCTTTTGCCGCTTTGGACCAGGTAAAAAATTCAGAGCGCTGAAGACTTTTCGATGAATAATTACGATACTGCTCTGGATCTTGTAAACATGCATATATTTTTTCAGCAAGCTCGGAAGCATTGTGAGGTTCAAAGCTGATGCCTGCAGACCCTGCTACTTCATAACTTCCGCCGTATCGAGGCACAATGACAGGAAGAGCCATCCCCATCGCTTCAAGTATACACAAACCAAAGGCTTCGCAGCTTGAAGTGTGTACTAATAGTGAAGCTGACTCATAGAGCCCAGGTAATGAGCCAAAAGGAATTCTTGAAGCGAAGGATATTTTGCTAGATAATCCATATCTTTTGATTGTACAGTTCATTGAGTCCTTAAGAGGACCTTCACCACGGATTACGGCTTTGAAATTCATTTTGTATTCATCGTTCAGAATTTTCAACGCATCCAAGAATACATTTGGTTCCTTGATCGGGATCAGCCGCGATACCCACAAGATCACTGGGATTCCCTTCGAAAGCGTTCTCGGATTTCGGGCCTTAAATTGATCGAGCAATCCATGATAGA
This DNA window, taken from Methanomassiliicoccales archaeon, encodes the following:
- a CDS encoding ABC transporter ATP-binding protein gives rise to the protein MAQTKISISMGNLTKEFDDVVAVDDLSLDVWKGELFGLLGPNGAGKTTTVGILCGLIEPTKGHAVIEGCDVQKERMKVKQIIGVCPQETAIYPYLTGMENIEFFGDLYCIDKSVLRSRAAMLLDKMGLAQDAKRRAEKYSGGMKRRLSLILSLIHDPSVLFLDEPTVGMDPQSRRAVWDFLRELKSRGKTIFLTTHYMEEAETLCDRVGIIDRGKLIALGSPKSLIAEHHVENLESLFIKLTGRKIREEI
- a CDS encoding ABC transporter permease, with translation MKPRRIAALCKKELKKTVREPAILFMIFLFPLVFVLTFGAAFGGVGSSQTSYSIGVVNLDDDNIGNATQSFLQALGDTQILDMRLYQSNETAQADLSQGKIQAVMIIPENFSESLASLEAFPHEPEKWVNVSISLYLDKGSLIATQAIPPIIENVLSSLVNIESPQSPLQLKIASLVETETISAFEFMAPGMFTFASIFLIMMVAQSFTQDRENGMMKRLRTTPLTSTEFMTSQVISYMLIALLQAVIVFLAIYIIGFQPAVSVFAYIFAFLIVLVFSISNVGFGLITATLAKSSGAATGISFLFVLPQLFLGTFVGSSLSPSAQIASRCVPSYYVTDALTSIFLRKADIFSSGVMYDFLIVAASCLAILLIGILLYRQYLRM
- a CDS encoding MIP/aquaporin family protein, whose protein sequence is MVHITTASIRPVIAEFVGTAFLVIAAIGSAILPYDVLGANISLSVFINAVAVGAVLFVLVETFGPVSNAHFNPAVSLSMYLSGQMRGKDCIGYIVAQFSGGFAGVVATHLMFYNTKPVVLVISQNVKASSLFLAELIGTFLLVIVIYGVMRNKSKFASLAIGSVVCGMLITTSSTMYANPAVTFARVFTYAICGIEPFSAILFVAFEVVGSLLATTLAIYVFPMRTEMSEVSITAPAAAPGNREE
- a CDS encoding GTP-binding protein; this encodes MKTKIAIIGGFLGAGKTTLATKLAIEFKKKGKSVAIITNDQGEVLVDTQFVESKGIDVAEVLRGCFCCNFNDFVRNARMLAAASRPEIILAEPVGSCTDLLATVVLPLKTLYPKEFEVAPLTVLVDSSSVSDDLMNSSSPGDYLRRHQIMEAETLVLSKVDLVSDSEIPKLVDLVRKINKDANIVPYSAVNGMGFESIVKRIESAEVSGRCPVDIDYDVYATAEAQLGWYNGSFSFVLNDKIDTYGLAVDVLKAISQHYRSEDIAHVKLLLKTQSNALKVSLVQGNIVVDGIKGSRYGSGESSLVLNARVISAPEILKDVIRKSVNSSLERIEAKVMNVKDDSFSPMRPNPQYRMS
- a CDS encoding PHP domain-containing protein, encoding MASRVAFLFHVHTNRSVDSFMPMKYVMKYCKKKNIRLIAMCEHNYLMPSSERKALEKEYGVRIMPAIEYATNYGDIIAMGTEEFSKTRECTELIEFIKHQGGLIILPHPYRGHALNKIPMEKIDLIETFNGRCSNKENMAAINLASHLEKIGIAGCDAHFPWELGLAMNEIDVNFAEDDDIELLVESMGIVHNKRGCPKVNSFLSQVVKTIKLP
- a CDS encoding glycosyltransferase family 4 protein; amino-acid sequence: MRVLFTSHVEHYTIGMVQSLSKYVDIWVLSLSTPLREFPKQLVKPNINRQLVAPDIWKIGGALRVLALKVLPKVLFDITHTNTSNIGLLTGARDRLVVTEHGWPDPDLQHESAKLGYLKEMNALLALNEIGIPIVAISEFTANMLREKFGVKAHKVVYHGLLDQFKARNPRTLSKGIPVILWVSRLIPIKEPNVFLDALKILNDEYKMNFKAVIRGEGPLKDSMNCTIKRYGLSSKISFASRIPFGSLPGLYESASLLVHTSSCEAFGLCILEAMGMALPVIVPRYGGSYEVAGSAGISFEPHNASELAEKIYACLQDPEQYRNYSSKSLQRSEFFTWSKAAKEYLEIYNKLL